A window of the Lactuca sativa cultivar Salinas chromosome 5, Lsat_Salinas_v11, whole genome shotgun sequence genome harbors these coding sequences:
- the LOC111881484 gene encoding uncharacterized protein LOC111881484, giving the protein MVYNVAEMCCGYSFDGYAGVTRHHGRLYENVRKNRKREFVYIVKGCVETFGDVYLRKPSLHDLQEFYAAHEERHGFPGMIGSIDCTHWKMEKLSGSMERAIRKWSSRITFVGLPIFDDLLNEKASDAPFTMNGNEYKYGYYPTDGIYPQYSTFVKAFRHPVEERDKFFKRRQEGARKDVKRAFGVLKAKWHIVEHAA; this is encoded by the exons ATGGTTTACAACGTTGCAGAAATGTGTTGTGGCTATTCGTTTGATGGCTATGCGGGAGTCACCCGACACCATGGACGACTATATGAGAATGTCCgaaagaaccgcaagagagagtttGTATACATTGTCAAGGGTTGTGTTGAAACTTTTGGAGACGTGTATTTGCGGAAACCTTCGTTGCATGATTTGCAAGAATTCTATGCGGCGCATGAAGAACGCCATGGGTTTCCCGGAATGATCGGAAGCATTGATTGCACACACTGGAAAATGGAAAAATTGTCCGGTAGCATGGAAAGGGCAATACGCAAGTGGTCATCACGGATCACCTTCGTTGGT TTGCCAATATTCGACGATCTTTTGAATGAAAAAGCTTCGGATGCTCCTTTCACAATGAATGGAAACGAGTACAAATATGGGTATTACCCTACAGATGGAATATATCCTCAGTATTCCACATTCGTGAAGGCATTCCGCCACCCGGTTGAAGAACGAGACAAATTTTTTAAGAGAAGACAAGAAGGAGCACGTAAGGATGTGAAACGTGCTTTTGGAGTGCTGAAGGCGAAGTGGCATATAGTCGAACATGCAGCATGA